The following proteins are encoded in a genomic region of Gemmatimonadota bacterium:
- a CDS encoding D-aminoacylase, with the protein MSPGFPLAATPSRTTRTLTTWLLLAGVVAVVGACGGADGGESVAYDLVISGGTVYDGSGEAPRLADVGVVGDSVVAIGDLSGADGTEVIDATGMAVAPGFINVLSWATESLIEDPRGLADIRQGVTLEVFGEGWSMGPLTEEMRATELDQQGDIEFDIPWTTLGEYLEHLEARGVSPNVASFVGATTVRIHELGEEDRAPTDDELARMQDLVRDAMREGALGVGSSLIYAPAFYAGTDELVALTSAAGEFGGSYITHMRSEGGRLLEAVEEAMEIGRRAGVPVEIYHLKAAGEANWAKMDTVIERVEEARARGREVRADMYTYVAGATGLDAAMPPWVQEGGHDVWVERLRDPRIRTRVAREMATPTDEWENLMLMAGSAERVLLVGFKQDSLKPLTGLTLAEVARRRGTTPEETAMDLVVADDSRVGTIYFLMSEDNVRKQIALPWVSFGSDAGAPAPEGVFLRSNPHPRAYGNFARLLGKYVREESVIPLAEAVRRLTSLPATNLSLRRRGRIAPGSYADLVVFDPRTIADLATFEEPHALAVGVRDVWVNGQRVLADGEHTGATPGRVVRGPGWDGWN; encoded by the coding sequence ATGTCACCCGGATTCCCACTCGCCGCCACTCCCAGCAGAACCACCCGTACCCTCACGACCTGGCTACTCCTGGCGGGCGTCGTGGCCGTCGTCGGCGCCTGCGGCGGAGCGGACGGAGGAGAGTCCGTGGCCTACGACCTGGTGATCTCAGGCGGCACCGTGTACGACGGCTCCGGGGAGGCGCCCCGCTTGGCCGACGTGGGCGTAGTCGGTGACAGCGTCGTGGCGATAGGGGACCTGAGCGGAGCCGACGGGACGGAGGTCATCGACGCGACGGGCATGGCGGTGGCTCCGGGTTTCATCAACGTGCTGAGTTGGGCGACCGAATCGCTCATTGAAGACCCGCGTGGGCTGGCCGACATCCGCCAGGGGGTGACCCTCGAGGTCTTCGGCGAGGGGTGGTCGATGGGCCCGCTGACGGAGGAGATGCGCGCTACCGAGCTCGATCAGCAGGGAGACATCGAGTTCGACATCCCGTGGACCACGCTGGGGGAGTACCTGGAGCACCTCGAGGCGCGGGGCGTATCGCCCAACGTAGCGAGCTTCGTGGGAGCGACCACGGTGCGCATCCACGAGTTGGGCGAGGAGGATCGGGCGCCCACCGACGACGAGCTCGCGCGCATGCAGGATCTGGTGCGCGACGCGATGCGCGAGGGCGCGCTGGGGGTCGGCTCATCGCTCATCTACGCGCCCGCCTTCTACGCCGGCACCGACGAGCTCGTGGCGTTGACGTCGGCCGCGGGGGAGTTCGGCGGCTCCTACATCACGCACATGCGCAGCGAGGGCGGTCGCCTGCTGGAGGCGGTGGAAGAGGCGATGGAGATCGGCCGGCGCGCCGGCGTACCGGTGGAGATCTACCACCTGAAGGCGGCCGGCGAAGCCAACTGGGCGAAGATGGACACGGTGATCGAGCGCGTGGAGGAGGCGCGGGCGCGGGGACGGGAGGTACGGGCTGACATGTACACCTACGTGGCGGGCGCCACCGGCCTGGATGCGGCGATGCCGCCGTGGGTACAGGAGGGAGGCCACGACGTCTGGGTGGAGCGGCTGCGCGACCCGCGGATCAGGACGCGAGTGGCCCGCGAGATGGCGACGCCCACCGACGAATGGGAGAACCTCATGCTCATGGCGGGATCGGCCGAGCGCGTTCTCCTGGTCGGCTTCAAGCAGGACAGCCTCAAGCCGCTGACGGGGCTGACCCTGGCCGAGGTCGCGCGGCGGCGCGGCACCACGCCGGAAGAGACGGCCATGGACCTGGTGGTGGCCGACGACAGCCGGGTGGGCACGATCTACTTCCTCATGTCCGAGGACAACGTCCGCAAGCAGATAGCGCTGCCGTGGGTGTCGTTCGGCTCGGACGCCGGCGCTCCCGCGCCCGAAGGCGTGTTCCTGCGGTCCAATCCGCACCCGCGCGCCTACGGCAACTTCGCCCGGCTGCTGGGCAAGTACGTGCGCGAAGAGTCGGTGATTCCGCTGGCAGAGGCGGTACGGCGCCTGACCTCCTTGCCGGCGACCAACCTCTCGCTGCGGCGGCGCGGCAGGATCGCACCCGGATCGTACGCGGACCTCGTCGTATTCGACCCCCGGACGATCGCCGATCTGGCCACGTTCGAGGAGCCGCACGCGCTCGCCGTCGGGGTGCGCGACGTCTGGGTAAACGGCCAGCGGGTGCTCGCGGACGGCGAGCACACGGGGGCCACGCCGGGCCGCGTGGTGCGCGGGCCCGGCTGGGACGGCTGGAACTAG